A genomic region of Pseudopipra pipra isolate bDixPip1 chromosome W, bDixPip1.hap1, whole genome shotgun sequence contains the following coding sequences:
- the LOC135404612 gene encoding olfactory receptor 14J1-like, which yields MCYDRYVAICKPLHYGTLLGSRACAHMAAAAWAAGFLNALLHTANTFSLPLCQGNALDQFFCEIPHILKLSCSHSGYHREIGLLVVSGCLVFSFFIFIVFSYVQIFRAVLRIPSQQGWHKAFSTCLPHLAVVSVFVSTGIFSQLKPPSISSPSLDLVVSVLYSVVPPSLNPLIYSLRNQELKDAIKKMMTACFSGATTCLFSSEEHSLCNSLLAQPAF from the coding sequence atgtgctacgaccgctacgttgccatctgcaaacccctgcactacgggaccctcctgggcagcagagcttgtgcccacatggcagcagctgcctgggctgctggatttctcaatgctctgctgcacacagccaatacattttccctgcccctgtgccagggcaatgccctggaccagttcttctgtgaaatcccacacatcctcaagctctcctgctcacactcaggctaccacagggaaattgggcttctTGTGGTCAGTGGCTGTTTAGTGTtcagttttttcattttcattgttttctcctatgtgcagatcttcagggctgtgctgaggatcccctctcagcagggatggcacaaagccttttccacctgcctccctcacctggccgtggtctcagtctttgtcagcactggtattttttctcagctgaaacctccctccatctcctccccatccctggaccttgtggtgtcagttctgtactcagtggttcctccatcactgaaccccctcatctacagcctcaggaaccaggagctcaaggatgccataaAGAAAATGATGACTGCATGTTTTTCAGGAGCAACAAcctgcctcttttcttctgaagaacaCTCATTGTGTAACTCTTTActggcccagcctgccttctaa